From a region of the Microterricola gilva genome:
- the mfd gene encoding transcription-repair coupling factor produces the protein MILQGLSRALSRASTFEAALGEYARDADFSLAEGLNPPLLAALLERRREAGKPPVLFIVTATGRESETLRSNLAAYLPDAEIIEFPAWETLPHERLSPSAEIVGRRLFALRRMRNWQQEWQAAAGGETAPHPLVILASVRAALQPVADNLTDFEPIELVAGGRGYRLDKLAAQLVDLAYTRVDMVTRRGEFAVRGGILDVFPAVAEHPVRVDFFGDEIEQIRAFSVADQRSLPDPVTQVLLPPSRELLLSEPVRQRAREMLHEFPSLSQMLAKIAEGIPVEGMESLAPALVDKLVPMTNYLPDGAAVAVLSPERVASRAVSLAETNREFLSAAWSAATFGAEAPIDLASGDFLTLNAVRDAVRLGAPGRKTPDHPWWTLSVFNAGDALAAIAEAEGTSIAELVADLEVGSAVRVQSQIVPSFQGNVSGAIDHVAARLREGWSVAIVAGGHGLVERANDVLAERGLAARIVDTFPDEPAAGLAYILQAEAAHGFEIEEAKLALISESEFYGRAVGYDSRQVKKLASRRKNVVDPLQLEAGDFVVHQTHGIGKFIEMTQRTVAAGSRPKGPSRTAGIAAAPTIVREYLVLEFASSKRGQPGDRLYVPTDQLDLLSRYVGGEAPALSKMGGSDWSNAKSKARKAVRDIAVELVKLYSARMAAKGHAFGPDTPWQRELEEAFPYAETPDQLQTIDEVKADMERPIPMDRLLSGDVGFGKTEVAVRAAFKAVQDGKQVAMLVPTTLLVKQHFETFQERFAGFPVHLRALSRFQTDKEATETIAGLLDGTVDVVIGTHRLFSSSIIFKDLGLVIIDEEQRFGVEHKDSLKKMKTNVDILAMSATPIPRTLEMAVTGIREMSTLATPPEDRHPILTFVGPYSDKQVSAAIRRELLREGQVFFVHNRVSSINKVAAQLAELVPEARIAVAHGKLSEAVLEQVVADFWERKFDVLVSTTIIETGLDIANANTIIIDRADKYGLSQLHQLRGRVGRGRERAYAYFLYDENAPLSETAHDRLATIAANNELGSGMQVALKDLEIRGAGNLLGGEQAGHIAGVGFDLYLRMIGEAVSTFRGDVAEGQTELRLELPVDAHIPEDYVDSERLRLEAYQKLSTASSLAAKDENIAHVLEELTDRYGEPPAAVQTLIAVSTLRRQAQRAGLGEVVAMGDKLRVAQATLPDSIQVRLQRMYPGSRYFAQQGVLSVPLPDVSDDANPDAALIAWVSQLLTAIFPPPVVVQEKAAEAG, from the coding sequence CCCGATGCCGAGATCATCGAGTTTCCGGCGTGGGAGACGCTCCCACACGAGCGGTTGAGCCCGAGCGCCGAGATCGTCGGCCGCCGCCTGTTCGCCCTGCGCCGGATGCGCAACTGGCAGCAGGAGTGGCAGGCGGCCGCCGGGGGCGAGACCGCGCCGCACCCGCTCGTGATCCTGGCCTCGGTGCGCGCCGCACTGCAGCCCGTCGCCGACAACCTCACGGACTTCGAGCCGATCGAGCTCGTCGCAGGCGGGCGCGGATATCGCCTGGACAAGCTCGCGGCACAGCTCGTCGATCTGGCGTACACCCGGGTCGACATGGTCACCCGTCGTGGCGAGTTCGCCGTGCGAGGCGGCATCCTCGATGTCTTCCCCGCCGTGGCAGAGCATCCTGTGCGTGTGGACTTCTTCGGCGACGAGATCGAGCAGATCCGCGCGTTCTCCGTCGCCGATCAGCGCTCGCTGCCCGACCCCGTCACGCAGGTGCTGTTGCCGCCGAGCCGGGAACTCCTGCTGAGCGAACCGGTGCGCCAGCGCGCCAGGGAGATGTTGCACGAGTTCCCGAGCCTCTCCCAGATGCTCGCCAAGATCGCCGAGGGCATCCCGGTCGAGGGCATGGAGAGCCTGGCACCAGCACTCGTGGACAAGCTCGTGCCCATGACGAACTACCTGCCGGACGGCGCGGCGGTCGCGGTGCTCTCGCCGGAGCGGGTCGCCAGCCGTGCGGTGAGCCTGGCCGAGACGAACCGTGAGTTCCTCTCTGCCGCGTGGAGCGCCGCGACGTTCGGCGCCGAGGCGCCGATCGACCTGGCATCCGGCGACTTCCTCACCCTGAACGCGGTGCGTGACGCCGTGCGGCTGGGTGCGCCCGGCCGCAAGACGCCCGACCACCCGTGGTGGACGTTGTCGGTGTTCAACGCCGGCGATGCGCTGGCGGCGATCGCGGAGGCCGAGGGCACCAGCATCGCCGAGCTCGTCGCCGACCTCGAGGTCGGCAGCGCCGTGCGGGTGCAGAGCCAGATCGTTCCGAGCTTCCAGGGCAATGTCAGTGGCGCCATCGACCACGTGGCCGCGCGCCTGCGCGAGGGGTGGAGCGTTGCCATCGTGGCCGGCGGACACGGCCTCGTCGAACGCGCCAACGACGTGCTCGCCGAGCGTGGCCTTGCCGCGCGGATCGTCGACACCTTCCCCGATGAGCCAGCAGCCGGGCTCGCCTACATCCTCCAGGCCGAGGCCGCCCACGGTTTCGAGATCGAGGAGGCAAAGCTCGCCCTCATCAGCGAGAGCGAGTTCTACGGGCGCGCGGTCGGCTACGACTCCCGACAGGTCAAGAAGCTCGCCAGCCGGCGCAAGAACGTCGTCGACCCGCTGCAGCTGGAGGCAGGCGACTTCGTCGTGCACCAGACCCACGGCATCGGCAAGTTCATCGAGATGACGCAGCGCACCGTCGCAGCCGGCAGCAGGCCGAAGGGGCCATCGCGCACCGCCGGGATCGCCGCGGCACCGACGATCGTCCGCGAGTACCTGGTGCTGGAGTTTGCGTCATCCAAGCGTGGCCAGCCGGGGGACCGGCTCTACGTTCCGACCGACCAGCTGGACCTGCTCTCGCGCTATGTCGGCGGCGAGGCGCCGGCGCTCAGCAAGATGGGCGGCAGCGACTGGAGCAACGCCAAGTCGAAGGCGCGCAAGGCCGTGCGCGACATCGCGGTGGAGCTGGTCAAGCTCTACTCCGCGCGGATGGCGGCCAAGGGCCACGCCTTCGGTCCTGACACCCCGTGGCAGCGCGAGCTCGAAGAGGCCTTCCCCTACGCCGAGACGCCAGACCAGCTGCAGACCATCGACGAGGTGAAGGCCGACATGGAGCGGCCCATCCCGATGGACAGGCTGCTCTCCGGCGATGTCGGATTCGGCAAGACCGAGGTCGCCGTGCGTGCAGCGTTCAAGGCGGTGCAGGACGGCAAGCAGGTCGCGATGCTCGTGCCGACCACCCTGCTCGTCAAGCAGCACTTCGAGACCTTCCAGGAACGCTTCGCCGGTTTCCCCGTCCACCTGCGGGCGCTCAGCCGTTTCCAGACCGACAAGGAGGCGACCGAGACGATCGCGGGGCTGCTCGATGGGACCGTGGATGTCGTCATCGGCACGCACCGGCTGTTCTCGTCCTCGATCATCTTCAAGGACCTCGGGCTCGTCATCATCGATGAGGAGCAGCGCTTTGGCGTCGAGCACAAGGACTCACTCAAGAAGATGAAGACCAACGTCGACATCCTCGCGATGAGCGCGACGCCGATCCCGCGCACGCTGGAGATGGCGGTGACGGGCATTCGCGAGATGTCGACCCTGGCGACGCCGCCGGAGGACCGGCATCCGATTCTCACCTTCGTGGGGCCATACTCCGACAAGCAGGTGAGCGCCGCGATCCGCCGTGAGCTGCTGCGCGAGGGCCAGGTGTTCTTCGTGCACAATCGGGTGTCGAGCATCAACAAGGTCGCCGCGCAACTGGCCGAGCTCGTTCCGGAGGCGCGGATCGCCGTCGCACACGGCAAACTCTCCGAGGCCGTGCTCGAGCAGGTCGTCGCCGACTTCTGGGAGCGCAAGTTCGACGTTCTCGTGTCGACCACGATCATCGAGACGGGCCTCGACATCGCCAACGCCAACACGATCATCATCGACAGGGCCGACAAGTACGGCCTGAGCCAGCTGCACCAGCTGCGCGGTCGTGTCGGCCGCGGCCGTGAGCGCGCGTACGCCTACTTCCTCTACGACGAGAACGCCCCGCTCAGCGAGACCGCCCACGACCGGCTGGCGACGATCGCCGCGAACAACGAGCTCGGCAGCGGCATGCAGGTGGCGCTGAAGGACCTCGAGATCCGCGGTGCGGGCAACCTGCTCGGCGGCGAACAGGCCGGCCACATCGCCGGCGTCGGCTTCGACCTCTACCTGCGCATGATCGGCGAGGCCGTCTCGACCTTCCGCGGTGATGTCGCGGAGGGGCAGACAGAACTGCGCCTCGAGCTGCCCGTCGACGCCCACATCCCGGAGGATTACGTCGACAGCGAGCGTCTGCGCCTCGAGGCCTACCAGAAGCTCTCCACGGCGAGCTCGCTCGCGGCCAAGGACGAGAACATCGCCCACGTGCTCGAGGAGCTCACCGACCGCTACGGCGAGCCGCCGGCCGCCGTGCAGACGCTGATCGCCGTGTCGACGCTGCGCCGGCAGGCTCAGCGTGCCGGCCTCGGCGAGGTCGTCGCGATGGGCGACAAGCTGCGCGTCGCGCAGGCCACGCTGCCCGACTCGATCCAGGTGCGCCTGCAGCGCATGTACCCGGGGTCGCGCTACTTCGCGCAGCAGGGCGTGCTCTCCGTGCCGCTGCCTGATGTGAGTGACGACGCGAATCCGGATGCCGCGCTCATCGCATGGGTCAGCCAGCTGCTCACCGCGATCTTCCCGCCGCCCGTCGTCGTGCAGGAGAAGGCGGCCGAGGCGGGCTGA